A genomic region of Methylobacterium durans contains the following coding sequences:
- the murC gene encoding UDP-N-acetylmuramate--L-alanine ligase — MKLPDKLGPIHFIGIGGIGMSGIAEVMHNLGYTVQGSDANDNANVRRLSEKGMRTFVGHAAENVEEAALVVVSTAIRRDNPELVAARERRLPVVRRAEMLAELMRFKSCVAIAGTHGKTTTTSLVATLLDAGNLDPTVINGGIINAYGTNARMGEGEWMVVEADESDGTFLKLPADVAIVTNIDPEHLDHFGSFDAVKDAFRRFIDNIPFYGFAVMCIDHPIVQDLVGHIEDRRIITYGENPQADVRLLDVDLRGGQSRFRVMIRDRRPGFRMEMEDLVLPMPGKHNALNATAALAVAHELGVSPEEIRKALAGFGGVKRRFTRTGEWNGAQIFDDYGHHPVEIKAVLKAARASTDGSVVAVVQPHRYTRLQTLFDDFCTCFNDADTVIVAPVYAAGEQPIEGIDRDGLVAGLKSRGHRDAVALERSEDLAGIVAGLAKPGDYVVCLGAGNITQWAYALPGELASLKR; from the coding sequence ATGAAGCTGCCCGACAAGCTCGGACCCATCCACTTTATCGGCATCGGCGGCATCGGCATGTCCGGCATCGCCGAGGTGATGCACAACCTCGGCTACACGGTGCAGGGGTCGGACGCGAACGACAACGCCAATGTCCGGCGCCTCTCCGAGAAGGGCATGCGCACCTTCGTTGGCCACGCCGCCGAGAACGTCGAGGAGGCGGCCCTCGTCGTCGTCTCGACGGCGATCCGTCGCGACAATCCGGAGCTGGTCGCCGCCCGCGAGCGCCGCCTGCCCGTGGTGCGCCGCGCCGAGATGCTGGCCGAACTGATGCGCTTCAAATCCTGCGTGGCGATCGCCGGTACCCACGGCAAGACCACGACGACCTCGCTCGTCGCGACGCTCCTCGACGCCGGCAACCTCGACCCCACCGTCATCAACGGCGGCATCATCAACGCCTACGGCACCAACGCCCGCATGGGCGAGGGCGAGTGGATGGTGGTCGAGGCCGACGAATCGGACGGCACGTTCCTGAAGCTCCCGGCGGACGTGGCGATCGTCACCAACATCGACCCCGAGCACCTCGACCATTTCGGCTCGTTCGACGCGGTGAAGGACGCCTTCCGGCGCTTCATCGACAACATCCCCTTCTACGGCTTCGCCGTGATGTGCATCGACCACCCGATCGTGCAGGACCTCGTCGGGCACATCGAGGACCGGCGCATCATCACCTACGGCGAGAATCCGCAGGCCGACGTGCGCCTCCTCGACGTGGATCTTCGCGGCGGCCAGAGCCGCTTCCGCGTGATGATCCGCGACCGCCGCCCCGGCTTCCGGATGGAGATGGAGGATCTGGTGCTGCCGATGCCCGGCAAGCACAACGCGCTGAACGCCACCGCGGCGCTCGCCGTGGCGCACGAGCTCGGCGTCTCTCCGGAGGAGATCCGGAAGGCGCTCGCCGGCTTCGGCGGCGTCAAGCGGCGCTTCACCCGCACGGGCGAGTGGAACGGCGCCCAGATCTTCGACGATTACGGACACCATCCGGTGGAGATCAAGGCGGTGCTGAAGGCCGCCCGCGCCTCGACGGACGGCAGCGTCGTCGCCGTGGTGCAGCCCCACCGCTACACCCGCCTGCAGACGCTGTTCGACGATTTCTGCACCTGCTTCAACGATGCCGACACGGTCATCGTCGCCCCCGTCTACGCGGCGGGCGAGCAGCCGATCGAGGGCATCGACCGCGACGGGCTGGTGGCGGGCCTGAAGTCGCGCGGCCACCGGGATGCGGTGGCGCTGGAGCGATCGGAGGATCTGGCCGGCATCGTCGCGGGTCTCGCCAAGCCCGGCGACTACGTTGTGTGCCTCGGCGCCGGCAACATCACGCAATGGGCCTACGCGCTGCCGGGTGAGCTCGCGAGCCTGAAGCGGTGA
- the murB gene encoding UDP-N-acetylmuramate dehydrogenase, which yields MTYPDIIDDIRARAPKLRGRLLANQPLSDLTWFRVGGPAQVLFTPADDEDLGLLLAALDPGLPVTVIGLGSNLIVRDGGVPGVVVRLGGKAFGSVEIDGESLRVGTAVPDMRLAKSAAEAGLDGLAFFRGIPGSVGGALRMNAGAHGGETTDVLVEARGVDRRGALRVFTHAEMGFAYRHSSAPDDVIFTSALFRGRPGDRAAIEAEMERVTAAREAAQPIRERTGGSTFKNPPGGKAWQLVDAAGCRGLTVGGAQVSEMHCNFLINRGGASAADIEGLGEEVRRRVRETSGVELHWEIKRIGIAA from the coding sequence ATGACCTACCCCGACATCATCGACGACATTCGCGCCCGGGCGCCGAAGCTCCGCGGCCGGCTCCTCGCGAACCAGCCGCTCTCGGACCTGACGTGGTTCCGCGTCGGCGGCCCGGCGCAGGTTCTGTTCACGCCCGCCGATGACGAGGATCTCGGCCTCCTCCTCGCGGCTCTCGACCCGGGCTTGCCGGTGACCGTGATCGGCCTCGGCTCGAACCTCATCGTGCGCGACGGCGGGGTGCCGGGCGTGGTGGTGCGTCTCGGCGGGAAGGCCTTCGGCAGCGTCGAGATCGACGGCGAGAGCCTGCGCGTCGGAACCGCCGTGCCGGACATGCGGCTCGCCAAGTCCGCGGCCGAGGCCGGGCTCGACGGGCTCGCCTTCTTCCGCGGCATCCCGGGCTCGGTCGGCGGCGCCCTGCGCATGAATGCGGGCGCGCATGGCGGCGAGACCACCGACGTCCTCGTCGAGGCGCGGGGTGTCGACCGGCGCGGCGCCCTGCGGGTTTTCACCCACGCCGAGATGGGCTTCGCCTACCGGCATTCGTCCGCGCCGGACGACGTGATCTTCACGAGCGCCCTGTTCCGGGGCCGGCCGGGTGACCGCGCGGCGATCGAGGCCGAGATGGAGCGGGTCACCGCCGCCCGGGAGGCCGCCCAGCCGATCCGCGAGCGAACCGGCGGCTCGACCTTCAAGAACCCGCCGGGCGGCAAGGCGTGGCAGCTCGTCGACGCGGCCGGCTGCCGGGGCCTGACGGTCGGAGGCGCCCAGGTCTCCGAGATGCACTGCAACTTCCTGATCAATCGCGGCGGCGCCAGTGCGGCCGACATCGAGGGCCTCGGCGAGGAGGTGCGCCGGCGTGTGCGCGAGACCTCCGGCGTCGAGCTGCACTGGGAGATCAAGCGGATCGGGATCGCGGCCTGA
- a CDS encoding cell division protein FtsQ/DivIB — MDGGGRYSGPLSPAGYPGDGGLRARLAGRLPRFLRRSRRPRPVTPIAERLPPYLGTLGVSAAFALVAVTGFVASGRYDAFVAEHGRPLDIAARLAGFGVERVTISGISRMYEREVLQAAGIDGRSSVVFLDVTAVRDRLMQVPLIATASVRKLYPNEIVINQVEREPAALWQKNGELSVIAADGTVIDTMRDDRYASLPLVVGEEANTRLGEYLGLIAAAGSLGERIKAGTFVSGRRWTLKLDGVDVRLPENGAAEALARLVRIEREAKILEKDIIAVDLRMPDRVVVRLTEEAAAARAESQKKPKKGTAT, encoded by the coding sequence ATGGATGGTGGAGGACGCTACTCTGGGCCGCTGAGCCCCGCCGGATATCCCGGTGACGGCGGCCTGCGCGCGCGCCTCGCGGGCCGCCTGCCCCGCTTTCTCCGCCGCAGCCGCCGCCCGCGGCCGGTGACCCCCATCGCCGAGCGCCTGCCGCCCTACCTCGGCACGCTCGGCGTCTCGGCCGCCTTCGCGCTGGTCGCCGTCACGGGCTTCGTGGCGAGCGGACGCTACGACGCCTTCGTCGCCGAGCATGGGCGGCCCCTCGACATCGCCGCCCGGCTCGCCGGATTCGGCGTCGAGCGCGTGACCATCTCCGGCATCTCCCGCATGTACGAGCGCGAGGTGCTGCAGGCCGCCGGCATCGACGGGCGTTCCTCCGTCGTCTTCCTCGACGTGACCGCGGTGCGGGATCGCCTGATGCAGGTGCCGCTCATCGCGACCGCGTCCGTGCGCAAGCTCTACCCGAACGAGATCGTCATCAACCAGGTCGAGCGCGAGCCCGCCGCCCTCTGGCAGAAGAACGGCGAACTCAGCGTCATCGCGGCCGACGGCACCGTCATCGACACGATGCGGGACGACCGCTACGCGAGCCTGCCCCTCGTGGTCGGCGAGGAGGCGAATACCCGCCTCGGCGAGTATCTCGGTCTGATCGCGGCGGCCGGCAGCCTCGGCGAGCGCATCAAGGCCGGCACCTTCGTCTCGGGCCGCCGCTGGACCCTGAAGCTCGACGGCGTCGACGTGCGCCTGCCGGAGAACGGTGCCGCCGAGGCCCTCGCGCGCCTCGTGCGGATCGAGCGCGAGGCGAAGATCCTCGAGAAGGACATCATCGCGGTCGACCTGCGCATGCCGGACCGCGTCGTGGTGCGCCTGACCGAGGAGGCCGCCGCCGCCCGGGCCGAGAGCCAGAAGAAGCCGAAGAAGGGGACGGCGACATGA
- the ftsA gene encoding cell division protein FtsA — MHSHHGLTPRLKPLSARRSATLSVLDIGTSKVVCLIAELQPAEALTTLKGRTHLARIIGIGHHRSRGLKGGAVVDLEAAEHSIRQAVQAAERMAKVEVQSVIVNMSGGRLGSQHFEARVNVRTGTVTGADVERVLETASAHAVSPGRAVLHALPTGYALDGQGAVIDPSGMIGDALGVDLHVVTSEAAAARNLMLAVEHCHLGVEAVIATPYAAGLSALVDDEAEMGVAVVDMGGGTTSVGVFSGGHLVHVDAIAVGGHHVTMDIARGLSTRVAAAERLKTLYGSAIATPSDERDMIAVHGVGEDEADAPTHVPRSHLVRIIRPRVEEVVELVRDRLRNAGFAEQAGRRVVLTGGASQLVGLPEVTRRVMQGQVRIGRPLGIRGLPEAAKGPAFSAAVGLLVYPQVAHAEHFEPRGAGAFAGTGTDGYFGRILTWIGQSF; from the coding sequence ATGCACAGCCACCACGGCCTCACGCCGAGACTGAAGCCGCTCTCCGCCCGCCGGAGCGCGACGCTCTCGGTCCTCGACATCGGAACGAGCAAGGTCGTCTGCCTCATCGCCGAGCTGCAGCCGGCCGAGGCGCTGACGACGCTCAAGGGCCGCACGCACCTCGCCCGCATCATCGGCATCGGCCATCACCGCTCGCGCGGCCTGAAGGGCGGTGCCGTGGTCGACCTCGAAGCCGCCGAACACTCCATCCGGCAGGCGGTCCAGGCCGCCGAACGGATGGCGAAGGTCGAGGTCCAGTCGGTCATCGTCAACATGTCGGGCGGCCGGCTCGGCTCGCAGCATTTCGAGGCGCGGGTCAACGTCCGCACCGGCACTGTCACGGGAGCGGACGTCGAGCGGGTCTTGGAAACCGCGAGCGCCCACGCCGTCAGCCCGGGCCGCGCCGTGCTCCACGCCCTGCCGACGGGCTACGCGCTGGACGGGCAGGGCGCCGTGATCGATCCTTCAGGGATGATCGGCGACGCGCTCGGCGTCGATCTCCACGTCGTCACCAGCGAGGCGGCCGCCGCCCGCAACCTGATGCTCGCCGTCGAGCATTGCCATCTCGGCGTCGAGGCAGTGATCGCCACACCCTACGCCGCCGGCCTCTCGGCCCTCGTCGACGATGAGGCGGAGATGGGCGTCGCCGTTGTCGACATGGGCGGCGGCACCACCAGCGTCGGCGTGTTCTCGGGCGGGCACCTCGTCCACGTCGACGCGATCGCGGTGGGCGGCCACCACGTCACCATGGACATCGCCCGCGGGCTCTCGACGCGGGTCGCCGCGGCCGAGCGCCTCAAGACTCTCTACGGCTCCGCCATCGCCACGCCCTCCGACGAGCGCGACATGATCGCGGTCCACGGAGTCGGCGAGGACGAGGCCGACGCGCCGACCCACGTGCCCCGCTCCCACCTCGTGCGGATCATCCGCCCGCGGGTGGAGGAGGTGGTGGAGCTGGTCCGCGACCGCCTGCGCAATGCCGGCTTCGCCGAGCAGGCGGGCCGCCGCGTCGTGCTCACGGGCGGTGCCAGCCAGCTCGTCGGCCTGCCCGAGGTCACCCGCCGGGTGATGCAGGGTCAGGTCCGGATCGGACGGCCGCTCGGCATCCGCGGATTGCCGGAGGCCGCCAAGGGCCCCGCCTTCTCGGCGGCGGTCGGGCTCCTCGTCTACCCGCAGGTGGCCCATGCGGAGCATTTCGAGCCGCGCGGGGCAGGCGCCTTCGCGGGCACGGGAACGGACGGATATTTCGGGCGGATCCTGACCTGGATCGGCCAGAGCTTCTGA
- the ftsZ gene encoding cell division protein FtsZ, whose translation MAISLQAPDIRELKPRITVFGVGGAGGNAVNNMIESGLLGCEFVVANTDAQALTSSKAERVIQMGLGVTQGLGAGSHPEVGSAAAEEVIDEIRDQLSGAHMCFITAGMGGGTGTGAAPVIARAARDMGILTVGVVTKPFQFEGIRRMRTAETGIQELQAAVDTLIVIPNQNLFRVANEKTTFADAFAMADQVLYSGVACITDLMVKEGLINLDFADVRAIMRGMGKAMMGTGEASGEKRANRAAEAAIANPLLDDVSMKGARGLLISITGGNDLTLYELDEAATRIREEVDQDANIILGATFDESLDGIIRVSVVATGIEPLLISANSPNNPEIVQTEQRIAEVAERLRAEARARAAHPAPRGTDSVPQVMTQSPLQVAPVASPVMAARPAAPETMIAGEPRAEAPAHVVRDDVVLTQAQPRVAVPYAAPPAPQAEPAAPIAAGPYVPPRPAAPATAAAPLARPPRMPQIHELPPIGQAQIRASRGEEPAEAPADSKRMTLLRRLATVGFGGRREEPEAAPAPARAPAPPPQHALPPAAPPAPRAPVAPAYRPAQGNLDPQGRAAPAPRMMDDDQLEIPAFLRRQAN comes from the coding sequence ATGGCCATCAGTCTGCAGGCGCCGGACATCCGGGAACTCAAGCCCCGCATCACCGTCTTCGGTGTCGGCGGAGCCGGCGGCAACGCCGTCAACAACATGATCGAGTCGGGGCTCCTCGGCTGCGAGTTCGTCGTGGCCAACACCGACGCGCAGGCGCTGACCTCCTCGAAGGCCGAGCGGGTCATCCAGATGGGTCTCGGGGTGACGCAGGGCCTCGGCGCGGGCTCGCATCCCGAGGTCGGCTCGGCCGCGGCCGAAGAGGTGATCGACGAGATCCGCGACCAGCTCTCCGGCGCGCATATGTGCTTCATCACCGCCGGCATGGGCGGCGGCACCGGCACGGGCGCCGCCCCCGTCATCGCCCGGGCCGCCCGCGACATGGGCATCCTGACGGTCGGCGTCGTGACGAAGCCTTTCCAGTTCGAGGGCATCCGCCGGATGCGCACGGCCGAGACCGGCATCCAGGAGCTGCAGGCCGCCGTCGACACCCTGATCGTGATCCCGAACCAGAACCTGTTCCGGGTCGCCAACGAGAAGACCACCTTCGCCGACGCCTTCGCGATGGCCGATCAGGTGCTCTACTCGGGCGTCGCCTGCATCACCGACCTGATGGTGAAGGAGGGCCTGATCAACCTCGACTTCGCCGACGTGCGCGCGATCATGCGCGGCATGGGCAAGGCCATGATGGGCACGGGCGAGGCATCCGGCGAGAAGCGCGCGAACCGCGCCGCCGAGGCCGCCATCGCCAACCCGCTCCTCGACGACGTCTCGATGAAAGGCGCGCGCGGCTTGCTGATCTCGATCACGGGCGGCAACGACCTCACCCTGTACGAGCTCGACGAGGCGGCGACCCGCATCCGCGAGGAGGTCGACCAGGACGCCAACATCATCCTGGGCGCCACCTTCGACGAGAGCCTCGACGGCATCATCCGGGTCTCTGTCGTCGCCACCGGCATCGAGCCGCTCCTGATCTCGGCGAACTCGCCGAACAACCCTGAGATCGTGCAGACAGAGCAGCGCATCGCCGAGGTCGCCGAGCGCCTGCGGGCCGAGGCCCGCGCCCGCGCCGCCCATCCGGCCCCGCGCGGGACCGATTCCGTGCCGCAGGTGATGACGCAGAGCCCGCTTCAGGTCGCTCCGGTGGCGAGCCCCGTCATGGCCGCGCGCCCGGCTGCGCCGGAGACGATGATCGCTGGTGAACCGCGGGCCGAGGCTCCGGCCCATGTCGTGCGCGACGATGTCGTGCTGACCCAGGCGCAGCCCCGCGTCGCGGTGCCCTACGCAGCACCGCCCGCGCCGCAGGCGGAGCCCGCCGCGCCCATCGCCGCCGGTCCCTACGTGCCGCCGCGCCCGGCCGCCCCGGCGACCGCGGCCGCGCCGCTCGCCCGCCCGCCGCGGATGCCGCAGATCCACGAGCTGCCCCCGATCGGCCAAGCTCAGATCCGGGCCAGCCGCGGCGAGGAGCCGGCCGAAGCTCCCGCCGACTCGAAGCGGATGACGCTGCTGCGCCGCCTCGCCACGGTCGGCTTCGGCGGCCGCCGGGAGGAGCCCGAGGCTGCCCCGGCGCCTGCCCGCGCCCCGGCCCCGCCCCCGCAGCACGCCCTGCCTCCGGCGGCCCCGCCGGCGCCCCGCGCGCCCGTGGCGCCGGCCTACCGCCCCGCCCAGGGCAACCTCGATCCGCAAGGCCGCGCCGCGCCGGCCCCGCGGATGATGGATGACGACCAGCTGGAGATCCCGGCCTTCCTCCGCCGCCAGGCAAACTGA
- the lpxC gene encoding UDP-3-O-acyl-N-acetylglucosamine deacetylase translates to MRTNQQTTLRAPTTLSGIGVHSGNPAEITLHPAPANHGIAFLRTGMPTGNDRLIKAHHACVSATELCTVIGDVATGAVATVEHLMSALYGLGIDNALIEIDGPEMPILDGSALPFVRAIDGVGLTTCGAPRKWIKVLRPVRIEVGRAFAELRPIDRGFRLDVEIDFESPVIGRSRKAMDLTAASYRREIAGARTFGMMKDVERYWKAGFALGASLENTVAVGETAVVNPEGLRFADEFVRHKFLDAVGDLALAGLPLQGAYRSYCGGHRMNVGVLTALFSDRANYAIVEAQGGRRESALAEFGVGLGIAAFAGDL, encoded by the coding sequence ATGCGAACGAACCAACAAACAACCCTCAGAGCGCCGACGACGCTGTCCGGAATCGGCGTCCATTCGGGCAATCCGGCGGAGATCACGCTCCACCCCGCCCCCGCCAATCACGGTATCGCCTTCCTCCGAACCGGGATGCCCACGGGCAACGACCGGCTCATCAAAGCCCACCACGCCTGCGTCTCCGCCACAGAACTGTGCACCGTCATCGGCGACGTCGCGACCGGCGCGGTCGCCACGGTCGAGCACCTGATGTCCGCCCTGTACGGGCTCGGCATCGACAACGCGCTGATCGAGATCGACGGGCCGGAGATGCCCATCCTCGACGGCAGCGCCCTTCCCTTCGTACGTGCCATCGACGGCGTCGGCCTCACGACCTGCGGGGCGCCCCGCAAGTGGATCAAGGTCCTTCGTCCCGTCCGCATCGAGGTCGGCCGCGCCTTCGCCGAGCTCCGCCCCATCGACCGGGGCTTCCGCCTCGACGTCGAGATCGATTTCGAGAGCCCGGTGATCGGCCGCAGCCGCAAGGCCATGGACCTCACCGCCGCCTCCTACCGCCGCGAGATCGCGGGCGCCCGTACCTTCGGGATGATGAAGGACGTGGAGCGCTACTGGAAGGCGGGCTTCGCGCTCGGCGCCTCCCTTGAGAACACCGTCGCCGTCGGCGAGACCGCCGTGGTGAACCCGGAAGGCCTGCGCTTCGCCGATGAGTTCGTCCGCCACAAGTTCCTCGACGCGGTCGGCGATCTCGCCCTTGCCGGCCTGCCGCTCCAGGGAGCCTACCGCTCCTATTGCGGCGGTCATCGCATGAATGTCGGCGTCCTCACCGCCCTCTTCTCCGATCGCGCCAATTACGCGATCGTCGAGGCCCAGGGCGGCCGCCGGGAGAGCGCGCTCGCCGAGTTCGGCGTCGGCCTCGGGATCGCCGCCTTCGCGGGCGACCTGTAA
- a CDS encoding outer membrane protein assembly factor BamD — protein sequence MPVTYPNRGALAAVLLSVLGLGLGGCDALDSINPFAEKYKPEVIPDVPADKLYSEGLAKMEDSDYEGAVKKFGDLDKQYSYSDWSRKALLMTAYANYEGQKYDDAINASKRYLQRHPASKDAAYAQYLMAMSQYKQIPDVTRDQDRSEKALVALQELVQRYPTSEYANDAKAKIQITRDQIAGKEMEVGRYYLQKRNFPAAINRFRDVISKYQTTRHTEEALERLVEAYMALGITQEAQNAAAVLGHNFPDSPWYKDAHALLQNGGLEPREEKGSWLSRVFSSVTGRTASAQ from the coding sequence ATGCCTGTCACCTATCCGAACCGCGGTGCGCTGGCGGCCGTGCTCCTGAGCGTCCTCGGCCTCGGACTCGGCGGTTGCGACGCGCTCGATTCGATCAATCCCTTCGCCGAGAAGTACAAGCCCGAGGTCATCCCGGACGTCCCCGCGGACAAGCTCTACAGCGAGGGCTTGGCCAAGATGGAAGACAGCGACTACGAGGGCGCGGTCAAGAAGTTCGGCGACCTCGACAAGCAGTATTCCTACTCCGACTGGTCGCGCAAAGCGCTGCTGATGACAGCCTACGCGAATTACGAGGGCCAGAAGTACGACGACGCGATCAACGCCTCGAAGCGCTACCTGCAGCGCCACCCGGCGAGCAAGGACGCGGCCTACGCCCAGTACCTGATGGCGATGTCGCAGTATAAGCAGATCCCCGACGTGACCCGCGACCAGGACCGCTCGGAGAAGGCGCTCGTCGCCCTCCAGGAACTGGTCCAGCGCTACCCCACCTCGGAATACGCCAACGACGCCAAGGCCAAGATCCAGATCACCCGCGACCAGATCGCCGGCAAGGAAATGGAGGTGGGCCGCTACTACCTGCAGAAGCGCAACTTCCCGGCCGCGATCAACCGTTTCCGCGACGTGATCAGCAAGTACCAGACGACCCGCCACACCGAGGAGGCGCTGGAGCGCCTCGTCGAGGCCTACATGGCACTCGGCATCACCCAGGAGGCGCAGAACGCCGCGGCGGTGCTCGGGCACAATTTCCCCGACTCGCCCTGGTATAAGGATGCCCACGCGCTCCTGCAGAACGGCGGCCTGGAGCCGCGTGAGGAGAAGGGCTCCTGGCTGAGCCGCGTCTTCTCATCGGTCACCGGGCGCACCGCCTCGGCTCAGTAA
- the recN gene encoding DNA repair protein RecN translates to MLVQLAIRDIVLIDKLELNFRDGLSVLTGETGAGKSILLDAFALALGGRGDGRLVRHGESQGSVTAVFDAPLDHPARAVAAEAEIDTEGDLILRRTQMADGRTRAFVNDQPVGVQVLRAIGAALVEIHGQHDDRALADPSTHRAILDAFGGLQGPLAAVGEAAKRVRGARGALADQRARVEAARKESDFLRHAVDELATLDPQPGEEATLAERRTVMQQSEKVARELNDALEAVGGANSGSAHLSSAVRKLERRAAQLPALVEPCIAALDAALVALDEARAVLDAALSETEFDPRELERVEERLFALRAASRKYDVAADDLAALRERYVADVAAIDAGEEALGGLQQALDAAEAAYAKAATKLSECRKRAAKSLDAAVKAELPPLKLERARFITEIATDPDSRDAAGSDRVEFWAQTNPGTRPGPMMKVASGGELSRFMLALKVVLADKGSAPTLIFDEIDTGVGGAVADAIGARLARLSRDVQVVAVTHAPQVAARAQTHFLIAKDPVKGSDRVATRVATLPVEARREEIARMLAGATVTDEARAAAARLLQGAGA, encoded by the coding sequence ATGCTCGTGCAGCTTGCGATCCGCGACATCGTTCTGATCGACAAGCTTGAGCTGAACTTCCGCGACGGGCTGAGCGTCCTGACCGGCGAGACAGGCGCGGGCAAGTCGATCCTCCTCGACGCCTTCGCCCTGGCCCTCGGCGGCCGCGGTGACGGGCGCCTCGTGCGCCACGGCGAAAGCCAGGGCAGCGTCACTGCCGTCTTCGACGCGCCCCTCGACCACCCGGCCCGCGCCGTCGCGGCGGAGGCCGAGATCGACACCGAAGGCGACCTGATCCTGCGCCGCACGCAGATGGCGGACGGGCGCACCCGCGCCTTCGTCAACGACCAGCCCGTGGGCGTGCAGGTGCTGCGCGCGATCGGCGCGGCCCTCGTCGAGATTCACGGCCAGCACGATGACCGGGCTCTCGCCGACCCCTCAACGCACCGCGCCATCCTCGACGCCTTCGGTGGGCTCCAGGGACCGCTCGCGGCGGTCGGCGAGGCCGCAAAGCGCGTGCGCGGCGCTCGCGGAGCGCTCGCCGACCAACGCGCCCGCGTCGAGGCCGCGCGCAAGGAATCGGACTTCCTGCGCCACGCCGTGGACGAACTCGCGACCCTCGATCCCCAGCCCGGTGAGGAAGCGACGCTCGCCGAGCGCCGCACCGTGATGCAGCAGAGCGAGAAGGTGGCGCGCGAGCTCAACGACGCGCTGGAGGCGGTCGGCGGCGCGAATTCCGGCAGCGCCCATCTCTCGTCGGCCGTGCGCAAGCTGGAGCGGCGGGCCGCGCAACTGCCTGCCCTCGTCGAGCCCTGCATCGCCGCCCTCGACGCGGCCTTGGTGGCGCTCGACGAGGCGCGCGCCGTTCTCGACGCGGCCCTCTCCGAGACCGAGTTCGATCCGCGCGAGCTGGAGCGGGTCGAGGAGCGGCTGTTCGCCCTGCGCGCCGCCTCCCGCAAATACGACGTGGCGGCCGACGATCTCGCGGCCCTGCGCGAGCGCTACGTCGCGGACGTCGCGGCGATCGACGCGGGCGAGGAGGCGCTCGGCGGCCTGCAGCAGGCGCTCGATGCCGCCGAGGCCGCCTACGCCAAGGCGGCGACCAAGCTCAGCGAGTGTCGGAAGCGGGCGGCCAAATCACTCGACGCGGCCGTGAAGGCGGAGCTGCCCCCGCTCAAGCTCGAGCGCGCCCGCTTCATCACCGAGATCGCGACCGATCCCGATTCGCGCGACGCCGCGGGCAGCGACCGGGTCGAGTTCTGGGCCCAGACGAATCCCGGCACGCGGCCGGGGCCGATGATGAAAGTGGCCTCCGGCGGCGAGCTTTCCCGGTTCATGCTGGCGCTGAAGGTGGTGCTCGCCGACAAGGGTTCGGCGCCGACCCTGATCTTCGACGAGATCGACACCGGCGTCGGCGGCGCGGTCGCGGACGCGATCGGCGCGCGGCTCGCCCGGCTGTCGCGCGACGTGCAGGTCGTCGCCGTCACCCACGCCCCCCAGGTGGCGGCGCGGGCGCAGACGCATTTCCTGATCGCCAAGGACCCGGTCAAGGGCAGCGATCGGGTCGCGACACGGGTCGCGACACTGCCCGTCGAGGCGCGGCGCGAGGAGATCGCCCGGATGCTCGCGGGCGCAACGGTCACCGACGAGGCGCGCGCGGCCGCGGCGCGGCTTCTGCAAGGTGCGGGGGCTTGA